From a region of the Marmota flaviventris isolate mMarFla1 chromosome 13, mMarFla1.hap1, whole genome shotgun sequence genome:
- the LOC114089186 gene encoding LOW QUALITY PROTEIN: acyl-coenzyme A amino acid N-acyltransferase 2-like (The sequence of the model RefSeq protein was modified relative to this genomic sequence to represent the inferred CDS: inserted 1 base in 1 codon; substituted 1 base at 1 genomic stop codon) yields MFQLTATPQNGLADELVHIQVTGLPPSQMVTLKASLKDEKGNLFRSKAFYRANEAGEVAVERDPALGGDYIGIHAMGLFWSLKPEKAFRRLLKRDVINDPFRITLYLYDSVCLQDSTTAQPRASQMVQHWFLGPGVQRKQIREGRVRGALFLPPGEGPFPGIIDLFGNTXGLVEFRASLLATHGFAVLALAYFAYEDLPKKLLELDLEYFEEAANFLLAHPKEFKIQRPGIGVISVSKGAEVGLAMACYLKQVVATVCISGSNAVLDILLRYRDLLVMPLHFHRERIQTHVSGAVRFRNGNRDPRNELNQXSVLPVEKAQGCILFIVGENDECMDSRAYAEQAVEQLKSQGRSSGKMLVYPGVGHLIEPPYAPLCFASWSPGLPCPVLWGGDPVAHAAAQEHSWGEIEKFFRQHFRGTRSKL; encoded by the exons ATGTTCCAGCTAACAGCCACTCCACAAAATGGCCTTGCAGATGAGCTAGTGCACATCCAAGTGACAGGCTTGCCCCCATCCCAGATGGTGACCCTCAAGGCCTCCCTGAAGGATGAGAAGGGGAATCTGTTCCGGTCCAAAGCCTTCTATAGGGCTAATGAAGCTGGAGAGGTAGCCGTGGAGCGAGATCCTGCATTAGGGGGTGATTATATAGGGATCCATGCGATGGGCCTCTTCTGGTCTCTGAAGCCTGAAAAGGCTTTCCGGAGGCTGCTCAAGAGGGATGTGATAAATGATCCCTTTAGGATCACTCTGTACCTATATGACTCTGTTTGCTTGCAAGATTCAACCACAGCTCAGCCCAGGGCCAGCCAGATGGTGCAGCACTGGTTCTTGGGCCCTGGGGTGCAGCGGAAGCAGATCAGAGAAGGTCGTGTGAGAGGAGCCCTTTTTCTCCCTCCAG GGGAAGGCCCTTTCCCAGGAATCATTGATTTGTTTGGGAACA GGGGTCTAGTTGAATTTCGGGCCAGTCTTTTGGCTACCCATGGCTTCGCGGTATTGGCACTGGCATATTTTGCCTATGAAGACCTGCCTAAGAAACTGCTGGAGTTGGACTTGGAATATTTTGAAGAAGCTGCCAACTTTCTACTAGCTCATCCCAAGGAATTTAAA ATCCAAAGGCCAGGAATTGGCGTGATCTCCGTGTCCAAAGGTGCAGAGGTTGGGTTGGCCATGGCCTGCTATCTGAAGCAGGTGGTGGCCACCGTCTGCATCAGTGGGTCCAACGCTGTTTTGGATATCCTGCTCAGATACAGGGATCTTCTTGTAATGCCCTTGCACTTCCATAGGGAGCGCATCCAGACCCATGTCTCTGGGGCTGTGCGCTTCCGGAATGGGAACAGAGACCCCCGGAATGAGCTGAACCAGTAGAGTGTGCTTCCTGTGGAAAAGGCCCAAGGTTGCATCCTCTTCATCGTAGGAGAGAACGATGAATGCATGGATAGCCGAGCATATGCGGAACAGGCCGTGGAGCAGCTGAAGAGCCAGGGCAGAAGCAGTGGAAAGATGCTGGTGTACCCTGGGGTGGGCCATCTCATAGAGCCGCCCTATGCTCCATTGTGCTTTGCATCCTGGAGTCCAGGGCTCCCCTGTCCTGTGCTCTGGGGAGGAGATCCTGTTGCCCATGCTGCAGCCCAGGAGCATTCCTGGGGAGAGATAGAGAAATTCTTCAGGCAACACTTCAGAGGGACCAGAAGCAAACTCTAA